The Flavobacterium marginilacus genome window below encodes:
- the sucC gene encoding ADP-forming succinate--CoA ligase subunit beta: protein MNIHEYQGKEILASYGVRIQRGIVANSSVEAVAAAKQLTTETGTSWYVVKAQIHAGGRGKGGGVKLAKGIDKVEGIAEEIIGMQLITPQTSAEGKKVHKVLIAEDVYYPGESETSEFYVSVLLNRATGRNMIMYSTEGGMDIEEVAEHTPHLIFTEEIDPAVGLQGFQARRIAFNLGLSGNAFKEMVKFIDSLYNAYIGSDASMFEINPVLKTSDDKILAVDAKVNIDDNALFRQKKYADMRDIREENPIEVEAKEVGLNYVDLDGTVGCMVNGAGLAMATMDLIKYAGFEPANFLDVGGTADAKRVETAFRIILKDQNVKAILINIFGGIVRCDRVAQGVVDAYKNMGDAIKVPIIVRLQGTNAEIAKELIDNSGMPILSAVQFQEAADQVQAALS from the coding sequence ATGAACATACACGAATATCAAGGAAAAGAGATTTTAGCTAGCTACGGAGTCCGCATTCAGCGCGGTATTGTAGCTAATAGTTCAGTAGAAGCTGTAGCTGCTGCAAAACAATTAACTACTGAAACTGGTACAAGCTGGTATGTGGTTAAAGCACAAATTCACGCAGGCGGCCGTGGAAAAGGCGGTGGAGTTAAACTTGCTAAAGGAATTGACAAAGTAGAAGGAATTGCAGAAGAAATCATCGGAATGCAGTTAATTACGCCACAGACTTCTGCTGAAGGAAAAAAAGTTCACAAAGTTTTAATTGCTGAGGATGTATATTATCCAGGTGAAAGCGAAACTTCTGAGTTTTATGTTTCTGTTCTTTTAAACAGAGCTACAGGACGCAACATGATTATGTATTCTACTGAAGGAGGTATGGATATCGAAGAAGTTGCAGAGCACACACCGCACTTAATTTTTACAGAAGAAATTGATCCAGCTGTTGGTTTGCAAGGTTTCCAAGCAAGAAGAATTGCTTTCAACTTAGGTCTTTCTGGAAATGCTTTCAAAGAAATGGTTAAATTCATTGATTCATTATACAATGCTTACATTGGTTCTGATGCTTCTATGTTTGAAATCAATCCAGTTTTAAAAACTTCTGATGATAAAATTTTAGCTGTTGATGCTAAAGTAAATATTGATGATAACGCTTTATTCAGACAAAAGAAATATGCTGATATGCGTGATATCCGTGAGGAAAATCCAATCGAGGTTGAAGCTAAAGAGGTAGGATTGAACTACGTAGATCTTGACGGAACAGTGGGATGTATGGTAAACGGTGCCGGTCTTGCAATGGCAACTATGGATTTGATTAAATATGCAGGTTTTGAACCAGCAAACTTCCTTGACGTCGGAGGAACTGCAGATGCAAAACGTGTTGAAACAGCTTTCCGTATTATCTTGAAAGATCAAAACGTAAAAGCAATTTTAATTAACATTTTTGGAGGAATCGTTCGTTGTGACCGTGTTGCTCAAGGTGTTGTTGATGCTTATAAAAACATGGGAGACGCTATTAAAGTGCCAATCATTGTTCGTCTGCAAGGTACAAATGCTGAAATAGCAAAAGAATTAATTGATAATTCTGGAATGCCGATTTTATCTGCTGTACAGTTTCAAGAAGCTGCTGATCAAGTTCAGGCTGCTCTATCTTAA